The following coding sequences lie in one Oncorhynchus kisutch isolate 150728-3 linkage group LG17, Okis_V2, whole genome shotgun sequence genomic window:
- the LOC116354462 gene encoding uncharacterized serine-rich protein C215.13-like has protein sequence MITNNDATAYRVGETLSPSPHHQVRPCPPHPTTSTVLVKQDSTSSFSTVLVKQDSTSSFSTVLVKLDSTSSFSTVLVKLDSVSSFSTVLVKQDSTSSFSTVLVKQDSTSAFSTVLVKQDSTSSFSTVLVKQDSTSSFSTVLVKQDSVSSFSTMLVKQDSTSSFSTVLVKQDSTSSFSTVLVKQDSTSSFSTVLVKQDSTSSFSTVLVKQDSTSSFSTVLVKQDSTSSFSTVLVKQDSVSSFSTVLVKQDSVSSFSTVLVKQDSVSSFSTVLVKQDSTSSFSTVLVKQDSVSSISTMLVKQDSTSSFSTVLVKQDSTSSFSTVLVKQDSTSSFSTVLVKQDSTSSFSTMLVKQDSTSSFSTVLVKQDSTSSFSTMLVKQDSTSSFSTVLVKQDSVTSFSTVLVKQDSVSSFSTVLVKQDSTSSFSTVLVKQDSVSSFSTVLVKQDSTSSFSTVL, from the coding sequence CACCGTGCTGGTGAAGCAGGACTCAACCTCCTCTTTCAGCACCGTGCTGGTGAAGCAGGACTCAACCTCCTCTTTCAGCACCGTGCTGGTGAAGCTGGACTCAACCTCCTCTTTCAGCACCGTGCTGGTGAAGCTGGACTCTGTTTCCTCTTTCAGCACCGTGCTGGTGAAGCAGGACTCAACCTCCTCTTTCAGCACTGTGCTGGTGAAGCAGGACTCAACCTCCGCTTTCAGCACCGTGCTGGTGAAGCAGGACTCAACCTCCTCTTTCAGCACCGTGCTGGTGAAGCAGGACTCAACCTCCTCTTTCAGCACCGTGCTGGTGAAGCAGGACTCTGTTTCCTCTTTCAGCACCATGCTGGTGAAGCAGGACTCAACCTCCTCTTTCAGCACCGTGCTGGTGAAGCAGGACTCAACCTCCTCTTTCAGCACCGTGCTGGTGAAGCAGGACTCAACCTCCTCTTTCAGCACCGTGCTGGTGAAGCAGGACTCAACCTCCTCTTTCAGCACCGTGCTGGTGAAGCAGGACTCAACCTCCTCTTTCAGCACCGTGCTGGTGAAGCAGGACTCAACCTCCTCTTTCAGCACCGTGCTGGTGAAGCAGGACTCTGTTTCCTCTTTCAGCACCGTGCTGGTGAAGCAGGACTCTGTTTCCTCTTTCAGCACCGTGCTGGTGAAGCAGGACTCTGTTTCCTCTTTCAGCACCGTGCTGGTGAAGCAGGACTCAACCTCCTCTTTCAGCACCGTGCTGGTGAAGCAGGACTCTGTTTCCTCTATCAGCACCATGCTGGTGAAGCAGGACTCAACCTCCTCTTTCAGCACCGTGCTGGTGAAGCAGGACTCAACCTCCTCTTTCAGCACCGTGCTGGTGAAGCAGGACTCAACCTCCTCTTTCAGCACCGTGCTGGTGAAGCAGGACTCAACCTCCTCTTTCAGCACCATGCTGGTGAAGCAGGACTCAACCTCCTCTTTCAGCACCGTGCTGGTGAAGCAGGACTCAACCTCCTCTTTCAGCACCATGCTGGTGAAGCAGGACTCAACCTCCTCTTTCAGCACCGTGCTGGTGAAGCAGGACTCTGTTACCTCTTTCAGCACCGTGCTGGTGAAGCAGGACTCTGTTTCCTCTTTCAGCACCGTGCTGGTGAAGCAGGACTCAACCTCCTCTTTCAGCACTGTGCTGGTGAAGCAGGACTCTGTTTCCTCTTTCAGCACCGTGCTGGTGAAGCAGGACTCAACCTCCTCTTTCAGCACCGTGCTGTGA